AAAAAATAGAAAAGATAGTTACCCCTTTCCAACCGTTCGCTCTCGCCATCTTGCAGCTGCATCTTTGGAGAACAGCGGCCTTGAGTCTGGTGAAATTGCCAATTGCTCTACACGTAAAATTGGCACATAATATTTTAAAAATACATATATAATTAAGCTTACCAGGAGTTCGGGCAAAGGAGCTTGATGAATATGAGCAAAACAAATATCGACGATGAAATATTGATGGCTTTTTCAAAAAATTCACTTCAAAAAGTATCAGAATTAAACGGTATAACCAATGTCATGCTAAGAGAGGGGCCAAAACCAGAATTTTTTGATGCAATACACAGAGCGACTACTGCTATAAAATCTTTTGCTTTAACCTGTCAACAAAATGATATTGTAAATTTTATTTCTGCAAAAATCGAGCCCGAATATGATAATTTAAGGCTTAATAAACAGAAAATAAATGATGAATTTAAAAACAGTATTAAAGAAAAAATTACCGAATTAAAAGGATTAATAACTCAGGTTGTAAAAAGTGACAATAAAGGTAACACAAATACAGTTGAACCCATTGAAATTGAAAATAATGCGTCTCATACATTATTTACTGCTATAGGACAACTCAGTGTTTGGAGTTTTCATGAATTGATGAATGCACTTGCTAAAGTTCATGGTTATACAGAATTTCTTGAAGATATTGCGGAATTAATGAACAGCGATACCGAACAAGCAAAAAAAGATTTAAAAGGAATCCAGGAAAAACTAACGACTAATGTAAATCACATGTCAGGAATTATAAATAGAATTCGTTCTTTAAGAGGAAAAACAAAAATTGTAATTAAAGAACACAATATCCGATCAGTCATTAAAAATATCCAAGACATGACGCAACAACCTCCTAAAACTTTAAATTGGTCTTCTCTACATATTCCTAGTGTTGATGTAAAATTTGATCAAATTATTTTTGAACAAATATGGGTTCATTTATGGAAGTTACTTGAAGAATGGAGAACAGCAGGTACTACTACGCTATCAGTGTGTTACGGTCATTATGAAAAAAATAATAAAGCTGTAGACGAAAATTTTAAAAATTTACTTTCACTCTATATTTGGTTAGAGCCTAATAATAAAGATAAAATTGACCCATTAAGTATTAAGTATTTTAAAGAAACACCAAGACCAGATTTAGCATATGTGTTTCATTACACATCAAAAATTGCAGAAAGAATTTCTGCAAATATAACTTCTGGAAAAACAGATAATGGTATAATTGTTTTTTGTATTACAATTCCTTGTGGTGAAATCCATGTTGCGCAATCAGAAACTGGTAATTCAATTCCACAACCATTGCATATTCTAAAAATGAAAGATAATGATAAACCATTAAAAAATATTTTAATTATTGATGATGAAAAAGATTTGAGAACAATATTAAGTCTAAAAATTAGCAAAATGGGATATGGTGTATTTACTGCAGAAAACATTGAGCAAGCTAATTCTATAATTAATAACAAAAAAATTCATTTAATTATTTCTGATTTGTTTTTAAATAATGAAAGCGGATTAGATCTCTTAAAAAATCTTAATTCAACTTCATCAAAAATACCATTTATGTTTATTTCTGGAGCAAATGAAGATGATATTCCTAGATCATTGCTTGATATTTTATCAAAGTATTCCAAAGCTTTTTTAACCAAACCGATTCCAACTAATGTTTTAAAAGAAACATTAGAAAAAATATTACCTTTAGATTAAACATTAATTACAGGAACATGTATGAAACTTTATTTTAAATTTATTTTAATTTTAAACCTATTTTTTTATAATACTTCTTTTGCAAAATCAATAGATATTAATTTTACCTCACAAATAAGTGATGATGATTACAAAAAGGTTGTTGAAAGCGTAATTAATCCAACCCGCTTTCAATTTATTGAAGCCCCTTCTTCAACAACAAAAAAATTAATTGCATTAAGTTTTTCTGCTGGAGTTGGAATTTCTTTAGTATCTATACCACAATCAACAATTGATGCTATTAATGCCAATACAAATTTAAGTAATAATTTTCCTAATAGTCTTTTAATTCCTCGAATTATAGCTAAAGTTGGATTACCGGGTAATTTTGATCTCGCTATTAACTATGCCAAAATTCCGGATAATCCTATTTCTATTAGTGGTATTGGAATTCAATACGGTTTTTATAATCCGAGATTATTGCCAATTTCACTTTCAATTCGAGGAGGTTACACACAACTTACAGGATTTAGTGAATTGACTGCTAACACAAAAAGCTTAGAGGGACTTATTGGTATTTATATTCCATTCATTAAACCATACGCCGGAATTGGAAATAACTGGTCAAAATCCAATACAGAGATAAGCAAGACTATTAGTAATCAATCTTTTAATTTAACAAAAAGTGCAGAATGGAGTCAGTTTTATTCAACAGTAGGCATTCAGTTTATATCTATTATAGGTATTGCTCTTGAAGCTCAATTTTCTTCAAATCAAACACTTTATAATGCAAAATTATCATTAGAAATTTAAAGTATAACTAGTCTCCCATCATTTAGGTAAAATTTACCTCATTAATTATTATTTACTTAATCCGAAATCACTACTAAGCATGAAGTTATTTTGCAAAGAATAACTTTATGCCACAGGAATCCAAGATGTTTTCCTGACTTTGCCATGGAGGCTTTTATTATGATTTATCAAGATTTAAAGAACAAACTAAAAGAGCTGGTTACCTCAAATTGTACGCTTCTTTGGCTTGAAGGAGCTAAACATGAGAGAGTTTTAAAAATTAAATTAACTGGTAACAAAATTATATTAAATTTATCAAACGAAATCGTAAGAGTGATTACATTTGATAGATATACATCTACTTCTGTAGGATTACAATTTTGGTCAAAAGGAAAACCAGGTGTTTTATATAAATGGGATCAGGTTTCTAATACAGATCAATTAAATTGTTTGAAAAAAACTGACAATTTTCCTGACGACGATCCCACGCCACCAGATATAGCGGCTTAAGTTTTTAGTAATTTTATTCTAAAGAGAACGACTATGAGGCTTACTGCAAAAATACTTTCATGGCTTCTTGCTTCTGTAGCAGTTGTTATGATTTTGTTTACATCATTAGCTATATATATGTTAAAGAAAAACCTTGAAGAAGAGGCATACCGTTCTCATAAATTAATTTATACATTATTTTTACCAACTGTTTCAAGATATTTATGGGAATTTGACTTAACTGGAATTAAAGAAACACTTTCTAATATTATTGAAAATAATTATGCTAATAAAATTTATATTTACGATTCTGACGCAGGAATTGTTACTTCATTATATAAAGATCCTGTAATAGGAAAAATATCCAACATTAAAGATAGCGATAAAAATGACAATTCTGATAAAATTATAACTAAAGAATATAAAGATTTAATAGTAAGCAAAGCAAATACTGAAGATTTTTTTATTTATGAAGAGAACACTACCAATGATACTTCAAGACTTATTGGTCCTATGCAACATAAAAAAGGGTCGGTTTCTAATCCATCAATCATTGGTTACTTTGTTTTAGATTATTCTACTGATAATATTACAACTGCAATCCGATCAATGATACGAGGAGTTATTATCTTATCATTTTGTATTACAATAATGCTCGTACTCTCTATTGGAGTTTTATTAAGAAAATCTTTAATAAATAATATTATTAAATTAAGCCAAGCAAGTATAAATATTACCAAAGGAATATTTACAAAAATCCAAGAATCAAAAGGTAGCAGAGATGAAATGTCTGATTTAGTCAAAAATTTTAATGCAATGATTGGACAAATTGAAGCTAATCAAGAAAATTTAAAAATATTAGCAGAAGAAGGAATAAAAATATCAAGCAAATTTAATATTAGCGATATTGCAATACAGGTTTCGGAATCACTCAATAAAATTGCAAAAATTAATCTAAACACAGAGTTTTATGTAATAAATACCTTACTCTCCTCCAACCAGTCCGAAGGTTATCATGAAATGCTAAAGCCAGGGTTTAGGAGCGTAATTAAACTTTCTCATTCGATGAATGACCCAACAAATAAAAAACGTTTCTCTATTAAGGATGGCAAAGGAAAAAGCAGCATAATTATTCAAATTGATGACCTTAGAATTGCTCATTCATTTTCATATACAGCAGCAGAATCAGTGTATAACTCCATTTTAGCTTTACAAATTAGTATTTCAAATGCTCTTGATAATATTCGCTTTGTAACAGAACAAAAAGAACAACAAAGACTCATTAGCGAACAAGAAACAGCAAGATTAGTACAAAATAATCTTATGCCCAAATTTGAGCACAGAAATGTCGGTAAATTTGAAATTGTCAATCACTTTGAGGCAGCAACAGAATGTGCTGGTGATTGGTGGAATTATTATTCACTTCCAAATGAAAAATTATTATTACTACTCGGTGATGTAACAGGGCACGGCACAGCAAGTGCATTGCTAACAGCTGTTGTAAAGGGATACTGTGATTCTATTCATATTCAACAAAGTATAACGGCAAAAGAAATTCTACAACAACTTGATTCTGTGGTGAGAGAAAGTGGTGATGGCAACAAAGTGATGACTATGTTTGCAGCCGTACTCGATCCTCAGCATGGAATAATAGAATTTTCTAACGCAGCTCACAATTTTCCTATGATAATTAAAAGAAAAAATAATGCCAAAACTGTTGAAAAATTAATTGCTCAAGGTAGGCCTTTAGGCTTTGAGCAACAATCAAACAATTCAGATA
This region of Spirobacillus cienkowskii genomic DNA includes:
- a CDS encoding DUF6588 family protein, coding for MKLYFKFILILNLFFYNTSFAKSIDINFTSQISDDDYKKVVESVINPTRFQFIEAPSSTTKKLIALSFSAGVGISLVSIPQSTIDAINANTNLSNNFPNSLLIPRIIAKVGLPGNFDLAINYAKIPDNPISISGIGIQYGFYNPRLLPISLSIRGGYTQLTGFSELTANTKSLEGLIGIYIPFIKPYAGIGNNWSKSNTEISKTISNQSFNLTKSAEWSQFYSTVGIQFISIIGIALEAQFSSNQTLYNAKLSLEI
- a CDS encoding response regulator: MSKTNIDDEILMAFSKNSLQKVSELNGITNVMLREGPKPEFFDAIHRATTAIKSFALTCQQNDIVNFISAKIEPEYDNLRLNKQKINDEFKNSIKEKITELKGLITQVVKSDNKGNTNTVEPIEIENNASHTLFTAIGQLSVWSFHELMNALAKVHGYTEFLEDIAELMNSDTEQAKKDLKGIQEKLTTNVNHMSGIINRIRSLRGKTKIVIKEHNIRSVIKNIQDMTQQPPKTLNWSSLHIPSVDVKFDQIIFEQIWVHLWKLLEEWRTAGTTTLSVCYGHYEKNNKAVDENFKNLLSLYIWLEPNNKDKIDPLSIKYFKETPRPDLAYVFHYTSKIAERISANITSGKTDNGIIVFCITIPCGEIHVAQSETGNSIPQPLHILKMKDNDKPLKNILIIDDEKDLRTILSLKISKMGYGVFTAENIEQANSIINNKKIHLIISDLFLNNESGLDLLKNLNSTSSKIPFMFISGANEDDIPRSLLDILSKYSKAFLTKPIPTNVLKETLEKILPLD
- a CDS encoding SpoIIE family protein phosphatase; this translates as MRLTAKILSWLLASVAVVMILFTSLAIYMLKKNLEEEAYRSHKLIYTLFLPTVSRYLWEFDLTGIKETLSNIIENNYANKIYIYDSDAGIVTSLYKDPVIGKISNIKDSDKNDNSDKIITKEYKDLIVSKANTEDFFIYEENTTNDTSRLIGPMQHKKGSVSNPSIIGYFVLDYSTDNITTAIRSMIRGVIILSFCITIMLVLSIGVLLRKSLINNIIKLSQASINITKGIFTKIQESKGSRDEMSDLVKNFNAMIGQIEANQENLKILAEEGIKISSKFNISDIAIQVSESLNKIAKINLNTEFYVINTLLSSNQSEGYHEMLKPGFRSVIKLSHSMNDPTNKKRFSIKDGKGKSSIIIQIDDLRIAHSFSYTAAESVYNSILALQISISNALDNIRFVTEQKEQQRLISEQETARLVQNNLMPKFEHRNVGKFEIVNHFEAATECAGDWWNYYSLPNEKLLLLLGDVTGHGTASALLTAVVKGYCDSIHIQQSITAKEILQQLDSVVRESGDGNKVMTMFAAVLDPQHGIIEFSNAAHNFPMIIKRKNNAKTVEKLIAQGRPLGFEQQSNNSDKPSVYLYDQKQMKLEEGDILFIYSDGLVEAVNGNNEEFSEKRLKKLLQNQSENNDLSSIKNELIKEFRLFIQNKRPDDDMTFLICKFTKP